The following coding sequences lie in one Micromonospora sp. R77 genomic window:
- a CDS encoding ATP-binding cassette domain-containing protein, with amino-acid sequence MKIIEAEGLGLRTRRGWVYRDVDLAAESGELHAVTGPPGSGRTSLLLALAGRFPHTDGELRRRGPAALGQVAGVHEPDPTLTVAEHIQERLLLLGPVPRRRRQLVPVAAVRARRAYRRDAFAAAIAGAGFTDVPLDPDVYGRDLTPVQRQVLGLVLASLSGPSLIVADDVDAGSDAPERQWIWDALARLADQGYAVVASARAVEAGSAAIVHRIGDPTLPARTELIPPPAAAPALVAPRAAAQDQTSEVKA; translated from the coding sequence TTGAAGATCATTGAGGCCGAAGGGCTGGGCCTGCGGACCCGGCGCGGCTGGGTGTACCGCGACGTCGACCTGGCCGCCGAGTCGGGCGAACTGCACGCGGTGACCGGGCCGCCCGGCAGCGGGCGTACCTCTCTGCTGCTCGCGCTGGCCGGCCGCTTCCCGCACACCGACGGCGAACTGCGCCGCCGGGGACCGGCCGCGCTGGGCCAGGTCGCCGGAGTGCACGAACCCGACCCGACGCTGACCGTCGCCGAGCACATCCAGGAGCGGCTGCTGCTGCTCGGGCCGGTACCGCGACGCCGCCGGCAACTCGTCCCGGTCGCCGCCGTCCGCGCCCGCCGGGCCTACCGCCGCGACGCCTTCGCCGCCGCCATCGCCGGCGCCGGCTTCACCGACGTCCCGCTCGACCCCGACGTGTACGGCCGGGACCTCACCCCCGTCCAGCGGCAGGTGCTCGGCCTGGTCCTGGCCAGCCTCAGCGGCCCCAGCCTGATCGTCGCCGACGACGTGGACGCCGGTTCCGACGCCCCCGAACGGCAGTGGATCTGGGACGCACTGGCCCGCCTCGCCGACCAGGGGTACGCCGTCGTCGCCAGCGCCCGCGCCGTCGAGGCCGGCAGCGCGGCGATCGTGCACCGCATCGGCGACCCGACCCTGCCCGCGCGTACCGAACTCATCCCGCCCCCGGCTGCCGCCCCCGCGCTCGTCGCGCCCCGCGCGGCGGCCCAGGACCAGACCTCTGAGGTGAAAGCATGA
- a CDS encoding YhgE/Pip family protein, with translation MSVVRLALFELRRMTRGRLPRAALAVLTVIPLLYGALYLYAFWDPYGNLDRIPVALVNADRPAKASDGTEVHAGKDLADELIDRKVFGWTETDADDATAGLRSGRYHLVFSIPADFSASLAASPEPDRPARQGELKVVNDDATNYLSGLLARSAFSEIRAAAAESTAASYFDKMLVGFTDAKAETGRAADGAGQLHDGLDASGNGAGKIAAGLDSAEDGAGQLAAGLDKSAQGADKLASGLDQLYTGAAQLADGTNRAATQTRAAAAKVDAAADKYEPLLRKNATDLQKAATAVAEGAQALADGIDALPAKADEVVTQAEKVRDRLDTLAKAHPELADDPDFVAARQAADKAVSTAKAMVSTLDKTDLATLKKKMTEVAATAREVAAAAPHLADDVASARTKVDQLASGLTTLADGSAKLRDGLGGAANGADQLRGGLFRLSTGARQLDGGLNQLGTGSDRLVSGLTKLESGAGELADGLAAGADKLPGYHDADRRSDVLGDPVGLIRNSQHPAGSYGVGFAPYFLALALWVGAMITYMLLRPVNRRHVMSGAPGWRVALAGWLPAAGIGVAQVAVLFTVVTLALGLDPAHPVATFGLLALTSLAFTAIMQLLGVALGPAGRLAALALLMLQLTSSGGTYPVQTSPGFFQAVHPWLPMTYVVAGLRHTVNGGPAGTVVTGALVLAAFGIGALVLTVGATRRSRRLTPAKLHPELTM, from the coding sequence ATGAGCGTCGTCCGACTCGCGCTGTTCGAGCTGCGCCGGATGACCCGGGGGCGGCTGCCGCGCGCCGCGCTCGCCGTCCTCACCGTGATCCCGCTGCTCTACGGCGCCCTCTACCTCTACGCCTTCTGGGACCCGTACGGGAACCTGGACCGCATCCCGGTCGCGCTGGTCAACGCCGACCGGCCGGCCAAGGCCAGCGACGGCACCGAGGTGCACGCCGGCAAGGACCTCGCCGACGAGCTGATCGACCGGAAGGTCTTCGGCTGGACCGAGACCGACGCGGACGACGCCACCGCCGGGCTGCGCAGCGGCCGCTACCACCTGGTCTTCTCCATCCCGGCGGACTTCTCCGCCAGCCTCGCGGCCAGCCCGGAACCCGACCGGCCGGCCCGACAGGGTGAGCTGAAGGTGGTCAACGACGACGCCACCAACTACCTCTCCGGGCTGCTCGCCCGCTCCGCGTTCAGCGAGATCCGGGCCGCCGCGGCGGAGAGCACGGCCGCGTCGTACTTCGACAAGATGCTGGTCGGCTTCACCGACGCGAAGGCCGAGACCGGCCGGGCCGCCGACGGCGCCGGGCAGCTCCACGACGGGCTCGACGCCTCCGGGAACGGGGCCGGGAAGATCGCCGCCGGGCTGGACAGCGCGGAGGACGGTGCCGGGCAGCTCGCCGCCGGCCTGGACAAGTCCGCGCAGGGGGCCGACAAGCTCGCCTCCGGGCTCGACCAGCTCTACACCGGTGCCGCGCAGCTCGCCGACGGCACCAACCGCGCGGCCACCCAGACCCGCGCCGCCGCGGCCAAGGTGGACGCCGCCGCCGACAAGTACGAGCCGTTGCTGCGCAAGAACGCCACCGACCTGCAGAAGGCCGCCACCGCGGTCGCCGAGGGCGCGCAGGCGCTCGCCGACGGCATCGACGCGCTGCCGGCCAAGGCGGACGAGGTGGTGACCCAGGCGGAGAAGGTCCGCGACCGCCTCGACACGCTGGCCAAGGCGCATCCCGAACTCGCCGACGACCCCGACTTCGTGGCCGCCCGACAGGCCGCCGACAAGGCCGTCAGCACCGCGAAGGCGATGGTGTCCACCCTGGACAAGACCGACCTGGCCACGTTGAAGAAGAAGATGACCGAGGTCGCCGCCACCGCCCGCGAGGTGGCCGCCGCCGCGCCGCACCTCGCCGACGACGTCGCGTCGGCGCGTACCAAGGTGGACCAGCTCGCCAGCGGCCTCACCACTCTCGCCGACGGCAGCGCGAAGCTGCGCGACGGGCTCGGCGGTGCGGCGAACGGCGCCGACCAGCTGCGCGGCGGGCTCTTCCGGCTGTCCACCGGCGCGCGTCAGCTCGACGGTGGCCTGAACCAGCTCGGCACCGGCAGCGACCGCCTGGTCAGCGGCCTGACCAAGCTGGAGAGCGGGGCCGGCGAACTGGCCGACGGGCTCGCCGCCGGGGCGGACAAGCTGCCCGGCTACCACGACGCGGACAGGCGCTCCGACGTCCTCGGCGACCCGGTCGGCCTGATCCGCAACTCCCAGCACCCGGCCGGCTCGTACGGCGTGGGCTTCGCCCCGTACTTCCTGGCCCTGGCGCTCTGGGTCGGCGCGATGATCACGTACATGCTGCTGCGGCCGGTCAACCGGCGGCACGTGATGTCCGGCGCACCCGGCTGGCGGGTCGCGCTCGCCGGCTGGCTGCCCGCCGCGGGCATCGGGGTGGCCCAGGTCGCGGTGCTCTTCACCGTGGTCACCCTGGCGCTCGGCCTGGACCCGGCGCACCCGGTGGCGACCTTCGGCCTGCTCGCGCTGACCTCGCTCGCCTTCACCGCCATCATGCAGCTGCTCGGGGTGGCGCTCGGCCCGGCCGGTAGGCTCGCCGCGCTGGCCCTGCTGATGCTCCAGCTCACCTCCTCCGGCGGCACCTACCCGGTGCAGACGTCACCCGGCTTCTTCCAGGCCGTCCACCCGTGGCTGCCGATGACGTACGTGGTGGCCGGGCTGCGGCACACCGTCAACGGCGGTCCGGCCGGGACGGTGGTCACCGGAGCCCTCGTGCTCGCCGCGTTCGGGATCGGCGCGCTGGTGCTGACCGTCGGCGCGACGCGCCGCTCACGCCGGCTCACCCCGGCCAAGCTGCACCCCGAACTGACCATGTGA
- a CDS encoding TetR/AcrR family transcriptional regulator translates to MTDGRTRRREDTRQRLFVAAVDLIAEQGFSATTVDDIAARAGVAKGTVYYNFESKTVLFEELLRHGIGLLTADFRAAVDGLPPREALAALVRAELEYIRRYRAFAQLLLSEMWRTNREWQQTLRLLRGEAIEVIAETVRAGVASGDLPADLDVGTASSALFGVGLVVAVDWLVFQPDRPIDDVQEALLGIVRRVAQT, encoded by the coding sequence GTGACGGACGGACGGACGCGGCGGCGGGAGGACACCCGCCAACGCCTCTTCGTGGCCGCGGTGGACCTCATCGCCGAGCAGGGCTTCTCGGCGACCACCGTGGACGACATCGCGGCCCGGGCCGGGGTGGCGAAGGGGACCGTCTACTACAACTTCGAGTCCAAGACGGTGCTCTTCGAGGAGCTGCTGCGGCACGGCATCGGCCTGCTCACCGCCGACTTCCGGGCCGCGGTCGACGGGCTGCCGCCGCGCGAGGCGCTCGCCGCCCTGGTTCGCGCCGAACTGGAGTACATCCGCCGCTACCGGGCCTTCGCCCAGCTGCTGCTGTCGGAGATGTGGCGGACCAACCGAGAGTGGCAGCAGACCCTGCGGCTGCTGCGCGGCGAGGCGATCGAGGTGATCGCGGAGACCGTCCGGGCCGGCGTGGCCAGCGGCGACCTGCCGGCCGACCTCGACGTGGGCACGGCCAGCTCGGCGCTGTTCGGGGTCGGCCTGGTGGTGGCGGTGGACTGGCTGGTCTTCCAACCGGACCGGCCGATCGACGACGTGCAGGAGGCGCTGCTCGGCATCGTCCGCCGGGTCGCCCAGACCTGA
- a CDS encoding ABC transporter ATP-binding protein has product MRLLRDLWAAAPRRLTVVAVLILLGAGGQAAASALAGPVLVHRSAGWFVGLVVALVAAVLADLGVGLLMARLTADWSADVRRRLCRVALGQDLPTLETTPVGELLDRIDNDVYQVAAELRNTGMRLAWGLAVCLLATVSALFVWWPAGVGMIVLTGLLAVALRGPTARIAPARMVEEEAWSDLAAVMEEAVHGQDDVRTSLARPYVLRLYARRAAEVIAQGGRVFRLSARVTALAAGAVRVGIVGVVLAGAWALATGRVDGARLTAVWLLAISFGATVEHIARWVPHLQQALGAWGRVQLLADSRQEPAGGVVPVDGDLTVRGLTFRYPSGGDEREPALRDIRLTFARGRSYALVGRTGSGKSTLAKVLTRAVDVPRGTVFLGDTDLVELDVEALRRWIAVVPQRTEILAGTLAENVALFDPDLLDDATRALEELGLAGWIAELPDGVHTRLGEGGQALSAGQEQLVAFARILVRDPRVVILDEATARLDPVTETRVRQATERLLTDRIGVVIAHRLSSVRRCDEVVMMADGAVLEAGPLRESARFAELLATSRAGAYAATGAGRGGVDLLDGPEWADEEPPAAPVGVDRPATVVVPKGDPPPLPPAPPARTMREILRLATNDPRYGLVSVSMFVVMTLLGLDGSVLPWLWADLVGGGDPWLPALGIAAALLVVLPLPYLTNLWFPQWWIRQMLRISLRLVHGQTGARRISGHTPAEVVAQGGDTDRVVQLADNLVDQLISVAILVTMTVVTGSVVPALFFLGTMLVSGLAATLFGPRLERTAAGTVKARAAFATALVSSLSAARTVKLAGATRPVLDHLATLDTVRSDRQRREISMQVWARSTPSVVSGLLPIGAWALYLAGGLSAGATLVAVSTLGAARWFAWTTAALVSQYPSARVWTRRTVAMTGIGHYSAAVPGVDLAAGTAPAPPAPPRHPLRRLDLVGFGALHPDGTLAVREVDLTVQRGQLVLVVGPVGAGKSSLLRALAGIVHHTGALRWNGEPVTEPELFLRPNQVGYVGQLPRVLSGTVADNIALGHDVDPADAVSTAQLEHDLAAAGGGLGLLIGHKGTRLSGGQLQRLALARALAPRTELLVADDVSSALDVTTELALWAALREHGVTVVGSTSKRAALVRADHVVVLTDGVVAAQGPWRELEADWGHLAG; this is encoded by the coding sequence ATGCGCCTGCTCCGTGACCTGTGGGCTGCCGCCCCCCGTCGCCTGACCGTGGTGGCCGTGCTGATCCTGCTCGGTGCCGGCGGCCAGGCCGCCGCCTCCGCGCTGGCCGGTCCGGTGCTGGTGCACCGCTCGGCCGGCTGGTTCGTGGGCCTGGTCGTGGCGCTGGTCGCCGCCGTCCTCGCCGACCTGGGGGTCGGGCTGCTGATGGCCCGGCTCACCGCCGACTGGTCCGCCGACGTGCGCCGCCGGCTCTGCCGGGTCGCCCTCGGGCAGGACCTGCCCACCCTGGAGACCACCCCGGTGGGCGAGCTGCTCGACCGGATCGACAACGACGTCTATCAGGTCGCCGCCGAACTGCGGAACACCGGCATGCGGCTGGCCTGGGGACTCGCCGTGTGCCTGCTCGCCACGGTCAGCGCGCTGTTCGTCTGGTGGCCGGCCGGCGTCGGGATGATCGTGCTGACCGGTCTGCTCGCCGTGGCGCTGCGCGGCCCCACCGCGCGGATCGCGCCGGCCCGGATGGTCGAGGAGGAGGCCTGGTCCGACCTCGCCGCCGTGATGGAGGAGGCCGTCCACGGGCAGGACGACGTCCGGACCAGCCTGGCCCGGCCGTACGTGCTGCGCCTCTACGCGCGGCGGGCCGCCGAGGTGATCGCCCAGGGTGGCCGGGTGTTCCGGCTCTCCGCCCGGGTCACCGCCCTCGCCGCCGGCGCGGTCCGGGTGGGCATCGTCGGCGTGGTCCTCGCCGGTGCCTGGGCACTGGCCACCGGTCGGGTCGACGGGGCCCGGTTGACCGCCGTCTGGCTGCTCGCCATCTCCTTCGGCGCGACCGTGGAACACATCGCCCGCTGGGTGCCGCATTTGCAGCAGGCGCTCGGCGCCTGGGGCCGGGTGCAGCTGCTCGCCGACTCCCGGCAGGAACCGGCCGGCGGGGTCGTACCCGTCGACGGCGACCTGACCGTCCGGGGGCTCACCTTCCGCTACCCGTCCGGCGGGGACGAGCGGGAGCCGGCGCTGCGCGACATCCGGCTGACCTTCGCCCGCGGCCGGTCGTACGCGCTGGTCGGGCGGACCGGGTCGGGCAAGTCGACCCTCGCGAAGGTGCTCACCCGGGCCGTCGACGTGCCCCGGGGCACCGTCTTCCTCGGCGACACCGACCTGGTGGAGCTGGACGTCGAAGCGCTGCGCCGGTGGATCGCCGTGGTGCCGCAGCGTACCGAGATCCTGGCCGGCACCCTCGCCGAGAACGTCGCGCTCTTCGACCCCGACCTGCTCGACGACGCGACCCGGGCGCTGGAGGAGCTGGGGCTGGCCGGCTGGATCGCCGAACTGCCCGACGGGGTGCACACCCGGCTGGGCGAGGGCGGGCAGGCGCTCTCCGCCGGCCAGGAGCAGCTGGTGGCGTTCGCCCGGATCCTGGTCCGCGACCCGCGCGTGGTGATCCTCGACGAGGCCACCGCCCGGCTCGACCCGGTCACCGAGACCCGGGTACGCCAGGCCACCGAACGGCTGCTCACCGACCGGATCGGCGTCGTCATCGCGCACCGGCTCTCCTCGGTGCGGCGCTGCGACGAGGTGGTCATGATGGCCGACGGGGCGGTGCTGGAGGCGGGGCCGCTGCGCGAGTCGGCGCGCTTCGCCGAACTGCTGGCGACCAGCCGGGCCGGCGCGTACGCGGCGACCGGTGCCGGGCGGGGCGGGGTGGACCTGCTGGACGGTCCGGAGTGGGCCGACGAGGAGCCGCCGGCCGCACCGGTCGGGGTCGACCGGCCGGCCACTGTGGTCGTACCCAAGGGCGACCCGCCGCCGCTGCCACCGGCACCGCCCGCGCGGACCATGCGGGAGATCCTGCGCCTGGCCACCAACGACCCACGGTACGGCCTGGTGTCGGTCAGCATGTTCGTGGTCATGACGCTGCTCGGCCTGGACGGTTCGGTGCTGCCGTGGCTCTGGGCCGACCTGGTCGGCGGCGGCGACCCGTGGCTGCCGGCGCTCGGCATCGCCGCCGCGCTGCTGGTCGTCCTGCCGCTGCCCTACCTGACCAACCTGTGGTTCCCGCAGTGGTGGATCCGGCAGATGCTGCGGATCAGCCTGCGCCTGGTGCACGGGCAGACCGGGGCGCGCCGGATCAGCGGGCACACCCCGGCGGAGGTGGTCGCCCAGGGCGGCGACACCGACCGGGTGGTGCAGCTCGCCGACAACCTGGTGGACCAGCTCATCTCGGTGGCCATCCTGGTCACCATGACCGTGGTGACCGGCAGCGTCGTGCCGGCGCTGTTCTTCCTCGGCACGATGCTGGTCTCCGGGTTGGCGGCGACGCTGTTCGGGCCCAGGTTGGAACGCACCGCCGCCGGCACCGTGAAGGCGCGGGCCGCCTTCGCCACCGCGCTGGTCTCCTCACTCTCCGCCGCCCGTACGGTGAAGCTCGCCGGCGCCACCCGCCCGGTGCTGGACCACCTCGCCACGCTGGACACCGTGCGCAGCGACCGGCAGCGCCGGGAGATCTCCATGCAGGTGTGGGCGCGGTCCACCCCGTCGGTGGTCAGCGGACTGCTGCCGATCGGGGCGTGGGCGCTCTACCTGGCCGGTGGGCTCAGCGCGGGGGCCACCCTGGTGGCGGTCTCCACCCTCGGCGCGGCCCGCTGGTTCGCCTGGACCACCGCCGCGCTGGTGTCCCAGTACCCGTCGGCGCGGGTCTGGACCCGCCGGACGGTGGCGATGACGGGGATCGGCCACTATTCGGCGGCGGTGCCGGGGGTGGACCTGGCCGCCGGGACCGCCCCGGCACCGCCGGCGCCGCCCCGGCATCCGCTGCGCCGGCTGGACCTGGTCGGATTCGGCGCCCTGCACCCGGACGGGACGCTCGCCGTGCGGGAGGTCGACCTCACCGTCCAACGGGGACAGCTGGTGCTCGTGGTGGGGCCGGTCGGCGCCGGCAAGTCCTCGCTGCTGCGGGCGCTCGCCGGGATCGTGCACCACACCGGCGCGCTGCGCTGGAACGGCGAGCCGGTGACCGAGCCGGAGCTGTTCCTGCGCCCCAACCAGGTCGGGTACGTGGGTCAGCTGCCGCGCGTGCTCTCCGGCACGGTGGCGGACAACATCGCCCTCGGCCACGACGTCGACCCCGCCGACGCGGTCAGCACCGCCCAGCTGGAGCACGACCTGGCGGCGGCCGGCGGTGGGCTCGGGCTGCTGATCGGGCACAAGGGCACCCGGCTCTCCGGCGGGCAGCTGCAACGGCTGGCGCTGGCCCGGGCACTCGCGCCGCGTACCGAGCTGCTGGTCGCCGACGACGTGTCGTCCGCGCTGGACGTCACCACCGAGCTGGCGCTCTGGGCGGCGCTGCGCGAGCACGGGGTGACCGTGGTCGGGTCGACCTCCAAGCGGGCCGCCCTGGTCCGCGCCGACCACGTCGTGGTCCTGACCGACGGCGTCGTCGCGGCCCAGGGCCCCTGGCGCGAGCTGGAGGCCGACTGGGGTCACCTGGCCGGCTGA
- a CDS encoding NADH:flavin oxidoreductase/NADH oxidase — MSVLFTPLTLRGVTLPNRVALAPMCQYSAGPDGLPTDWHRVHLGSRAVGGAGLVLTEATAVVPEGRISPQDVGLWSDAHVDAWRPITAFVAAQGAVPAVQLAHAGFKASTYRPWDRQRGGVPDAEGGWTPVGPGGEPFLPDYREPTALDAAGIAAVVAAFATAAGRALDAGFAAVEIHAAHGYLLHEFLSPLTNHRTDGYGGDRAGRMRLTLEVAHAVRAAVGESVPVLARISATDWVEGGWTVEDSVALAGELAAAGVDLVDASSGGASTGAAIPVGPGYQVPLAARIRRDAGVLTGAVGLIVEPEQAEQIVAAGEADLVLLGRELLRDPYWPRRAAAKLGAEPGWSDQYARAF; from the coding sequence ATGAGTGTCCTGTTCACCCCGCTCACCCTGCGTGGCGTCACCCTGCCCAACCGGGTGGCGCTCGCCCCGATGTGCCAGTACAGCGCCGGGCCGGACGGCCTGCCCACCGACTGGCACCGCGTACACCTCGGGTCCCGGGCCGTCGGCGGTGCCGGCCTGGTCCTGACCGAGGCCACCGCGGTGGTCCCGGAGGGGCGGATCAGCCCGCAGGACGTCGGCCTCTGGTCCGACGCGCACGTCGACGCCTGGCGGCCGATCACCGCGTTCGTCGCCGCGCAGGGCGCGGTGCCGGCCGTGCAGCTCGCGCACGCCGGCTTCAAGGCCTCCACCTACCGGCCGTGGGACCGGCAGCGGGGTGGCGTGCCGGACGCCGAGGGCGGCTGGACCCCCGTCGGGCCGGGCGGCGAGCCGTTCCTGCCGGACTACCGCGAGCCGACCGCGCTGGACGCGGCCGGGATCGCCGCCGTGGTGGCCGCCTTCGCCACCGCCGCCGGCCGGGCGCTGGACGCCGGCTTCGCCGCGGTGGAGATCCACGCCGCGCACGGCTATCTGCTGCACGAGTTCCTGTCGCCGCTGACCAACCACCGCACCGACGGGTACGGCGGTGACCGGGCCGGGCGGATGCGGCTGACGCTGGAGGTGGCGCACGCGGTCCGCGCCGCGGTCGGCGAGTCGGTGCCGGTGCTGGCCCGCATCTCCGCCACCGACTGGGTCGAGGGCGGCTGGACCGTCGAGGACAGCGTCGCGCTCGCCGGCGAGCTGGCCGCCGCCGGGGTGGACCTGGTGGACGCCTCCTCCGGGGGCGCCTCGACGGGCGCCGCCATCCCGGTCGGCCCCGGCTACCAGGTGCCGCTCGCCGCGCGGATCCGCCGCGACGCGGGCGTGCTCACCGGCGCGGTCGGCCTGATCGTCGAGCCCGAGCAGGCCGAACAGATCGTCGCCGCCGGGGAGGCCGACCTGGTCCTGCTCGGCCGGGAACTGCTCCGCGACCCCTACTGGCCGCGCCGCGCCGCCGCCAAGCTGGGCGCCGAGCCCGGCTGGTCGGACCAGTACGCTCGCGCCTTCTGA